The Elgaria multicarinata webbii isolate HBS135686 ecotype San Diego chromosome 1, rElgMul1.1.pri, whole genome shotgun sequence genome has a window encoding:
- the DPH2 gene encoding 2-(3-amino-3-carboxypropyl)histidine synthase subunit 2 isoform X2 — protein sequence MSWREPLHLYLIMASPRCCVDEVAAEHVGAEAVVHYGPACLSPCRKLPVLHVFGREQLDVMRCAEVFQELYPDVQAHVVVLSEVAYSHAIDDLSSQLHPTYPNVVFSQLDSQEHFDSALSVSGLVQQFGRHFVVNEQQGLDTYMVFYVGCEGPELTNFMLSWNQCSFSSFDPKTGQGRRETLDVNRALRRRLYLVERARDAQVVGIVVGTLGVADYLSVLQHLREIIHRAGKRAYTLAVGKPNPAKLANFLEVDIFVLVACPQNSLLDSADFYRPLITPYEMELACNPARSWTGSYITDFRHLLPGAHDHTPFPDKVAEVDDEPSISLITGELRSTSLYKTPDPEPNSSTAVACRNHIQTVAQISPAATFLESRSWRGLEQQLGQTAVTKAVVGRRGIAIAYEDEPCE from the exons ATGAGTTGGAGAGAACCATTGCATTTGTATCTGATAATGGCTTCACCACG CTGCTGTGTGGATGAGGTGGCTGCGGAGCATGTGGGTGCTGAGGCTGTGGTGCACTATGGCCCTGCCTGCTTGAGCCCCTGCCGCAAACTGCCAGTGCTACATGTGTTTGGTCGTGAGCAGCTGGACGTGATGCGCTGCGCAGAAGTCTTCCAGGAACTGTATCCTGACGTCCAAGCTCATGTGGTTGTGCTGAGCGAAGTGGCCTATTCTCATGCCATTG ATGACCTGTCTTCTCAGCTGCACCCCACATATCCCAATGTGGTATTCTCCCAGTTGGACAGCCAAGAACATTTTGATTCAGCCCTGTCAGTTTCTGGGCTGGTGCAACAATTTGGGCGACACTTTGTAGTAAATGAACAGCAAGGACTTGACACCTACATGGTGTTCTATGTGGGCTGCGAAGGGCCAGAGCTCACCAACTTCATGCTGAGTTGGAACCAGTGCTCCTTCAGTTCCTTTGATCCGAAGACAGGACAAGGTCGGCGTGAAACGCTGGATGTGAACCGGGCCCTGCGACGGCGCCTCTATCTAGTGGAGCGGGCACGGGATGCCCAAGTCGTGGGCATCGTGGTGGGCACTCTTGGTGTGGCTGACTACTTGTCTGTTCTGCAGCATCTGCGAGAAATCATTCACCGGGCAGGCAAACGTGCCTATACCCTAGCAGTGGGTAAACCTAACCCTGCAAAGCTGGCAAACTTTCTTGAGGTGGATATTTTTGTGTTGGTAGCCTGTCCACAGAACTCCTTGCTTGACTCCGCGGACTTCTACCGGCCCCTGATCACACCCTATGAGATGGAACTAGCATGCAATCCAGCTCGGAGCTGGACAGGCAGCTATATCACCGACTTCCGTCACCTCCTACCAG GAGCACAtgaccacacccctttcccaGACAAGGTGGCAGAGGTAGATGATGAACCCAGCATATCACTAATCACTGGAGAGTTGCGATCAACTTCCCTCTACAAGACACCGGACCCAGAGCCAAACTCCAGCACTGCTGTGGCCTGCCGCAACCATATCCAGACTGTGGCTCAGATCAGCCCAGCAG CTACATTCCTGGAGTCACGCAGCTGGCGGGGACTAGAACAACAGCTGGGACAGACAGCTGTCACAAAAGCTGTGGTGGGACGGCGAGGGATTGCCATTGCCTATGAAGATGAGCCCTGTGAATGA
- the DPH2 gene encoding 2-(3-amino-3-carboxypropyl)histidine synthase subunit 2 isoform X1, producing the protein MWTVLGLLPVCIQVIMATAFSSDGAELMQRALIPAGADGRPPIMELEEFYELERTIAFVSDNGFTTVALQFPDKLLSDSVSVATRMETATGAKMYILGDTSYGSCCVDEVAAEHVGAEAVVHYGPACLSPCRKLPVLHVFGREQLDVMRCAEVFQELYPDVQAHVVVLSEVAYSHAIDDLSSQLHPTYPNVVFSQLDSQEHFDSALSVSGLVQQFGRHFVVNEQQGLDTYMVFYVGCEGPELTNFMLSWNQCSFSSFDPKTGQGRRETLDVNRALRRRLYLVERARDAQVVGIVVGTLGVADYLSVLQHLREIIHRAGKRAYTLAVGKPNPAKLANFLEVDIFVLVACPQNSLLDSADFYRPLITPYEMELACNPARSWTGSYITDFRHLLPGAHDHTPFPDKVAEVDDEPSISLITGELRSTSLYKTPDPEPNSSTAVACRNHIQTVAQISPAATFLESRSWRGLEQQLGQTAVTKAVVGRRGIAIAYEDEPCE; encoded by the exons ATGTGGACGGTGCTGGGGCTTCTTCCAG TTTGTATTCAAGTCATCATGGCAACAGCCTTCAGCAGTGATGGAGCTGAGTTGATGCAGCGGGCCCTGATTCCTGCAGGAGCAGATGGACGACCTCCAATCATGGAGCTGGAAGAATTCTATGAGTTGGAGAGAACCATTGCATTTGTATCTGATAATGGCTTCACCACG GTTGCACTTCAGTTCCCTGATAAACTCTTATCAGATTCAGTAAGCGTTGCTACTAGGATGGAGACAGCAACTGGTGCTAAGATGTACATCCTAGGGGACACATCATATGGCAG CTGCTGTGTGGATGAGGTGGCTGCGGAGCATGTGGGTGCTGAGGCTGTGGTGCACTATGGCCCTGCCTGCTTGAGCCCCTGCCGCAAACTGCCAGTGCTACATGTGTTTGGTCGTGAGCAGCTGGACGTGATGCGCTGCGCAGAAGTCTTCCAGGAACTGTATCCTGACGTCCAAGCTCATGTGGTTGTGCTGAGCGAAGTGGCCTATTCTCATGCCATTG ATGACCTGTCTTCTCAGCTGCACCCCACATATCCCAATGTGGTATTCTCCCAGTTGGACAGCCAAGAACATTTTGATTCAGCCCTGTCAGTTTCTGGGCTGGTGCAACAATTTGGGCGACACTTTGTAGTAAATGAACAGCAAGGACTTGACACCTACATGGTGTTCTATGTGGGCTGCGAAGGGCCAGAGCTCACCAACTTCATGCTGAGTTGGAACCAGTGCTCCTTCAGTTCCTTTGATCCGAAGACAGGACAAGGTCGGCGTGAAACGCTGGATGTGAACCGGGCCCTGCGACGGCGCCTCTATCTAGTGGAGCGGGCACGGGATGCCCAAGTCGTGGGCATCGTGGTGGGCACTCTTGGTGTGGCTGACTACTTGTCTGTTCTGCAGCATCTGCGAGAAATCATTCACCGGGCAGGCAAACGTGCCTATACCCTAGCAGTGGGTAAACCTAACCCTGCAAAGCTGGCAAACTTTCTTGAGGTGGATATTTTTGTGTTGGTAGCCTGTCCACAGAACTCCTTGCTTGACTCCGCGGACTTCTACCGGCCCCTGATCACACCCTATGAGATGGAACTAGCATGCAATCCAGCTCGGAGCTGGACAGGCAGCTATATCACCGACTTCCGTCACCTCCTACCAG GAGCACAtgaccacacccctttcccaGACAAGGTGGCAGAGGTAGATGATGAACCCAGCATATCACTAATCACTGGAGAGTTGCGATCAACTTCCCTCTACAAGACACCGGACCCAGAGCCAAACTCCAGCACTGCTGTGGCCTGCCGCAACCATATCCAGACTGTGGCTCAGATCAGCCCAGCAG CTACATTCCTGGAGTCACGCAGCTGGCGGGGACTAGAACAACAGCTGGGACAGACAGCTGTCACAAAAGCTGTGGTGGGACGGCGAGGGATTGCCATTGCCTATGAAGATGAGCCCTGTGAATGA